In one Fibrobacter succinogenes genomic region, the following are encoded:
- a CDS encoding phospholipase D family protein, with amino-acid sequence MNPEDNISLQKVYTKVFQEADEIYLATAFLTEWSFNDVKLGNCKQFVAIVGTHFGLTKKKACRDLMKWLPPSLRSHIYAFPFEQQSTFHPKVLVWKKGDKYFSLIGSSNLTSAAFNKNYEINVENEIDAEDYKRIVEWFKDRSDQSQVMSQSWIESYVESTFVYRSKKGKKEPDEKVFDVRIPHGEESVKILKGRRKQMEVFKTKKTKILEMMKQNSSGELSNKKFWRTFHGLWHCRFDEPDEFRFQGNGIERTCANANWREATTAFLTIFEKHRNGNIFELDKVVAEQIDALKEKKNPARKAWLSEMLCQFFPDAYPLLDDPVKNWVKKIGWEIDRGGTEGKKYVDLATRLRSVVKENKPFVNNLAELDALMWLNENPGKDFFS; translated from the coding sequence TTGAACCCCGAAGACAACATAAGCCTACAAAAAGTTTATACCAAGGTATTCCAGGAGGCGGATGAAATCTATTTAGCGACCGCTTTTTTGACTGAATGGAGCTTTAACGATGTTAAACTGGGAAACTGCAAACAGTTTGTCGCCATTGTCGGAACACATTTTGGATTGACAAAGAAAAAAGCTTGCAGGGATTTAATGAAATGGTTGCCGCCGTCTCTTAGGTCTCACATATACGCATTCCCCTTTGAACAGCAGAGCACTTTTCACCCGAAGGTTCTTGTTTGGAAAAAAGGTGATAAGTATTTCAGTCTCATAGGTTCTTCTAATCTTACAAGTGCTGCGTTTAACAAAAATTATGAGATAAACGTTGAAAATGAAATTGATGCAGAAGATTACAAAAGAATAGTGGAATGGTTCAAGGATAGAAGCGACCAGTCTCAAGTAATGTCTCAAAGCTGGATTGAGTCCTATGTGGAATCGACTTTTGTATATCGTTCTAAGAAGGGTAAGAAAGAACCCGACGAAAAAGTTTTTGATGTAAGAATACCTCACGGCGAAGAAAGTGTTAAGATTCTAAAAGGTCGCCGCAAGCAGATGGAGGTATTCAAAACAAAAAAAACGAAAATTCTGGAAATGATGAAACAAAATTCTTCGGGAGAACTGTCAAATAAAAAGTTCTGGAGAACCTTTCATGGCTTATGGCATTGCCGATTTGATGAACCCGATGAATTTAGATTTCAGGGCAATGGTATTGAAAGAACCTGTGCTAACGCAAACTGGCGCGAAGCCACGACGGCGTTCCTAACCATCTTTGAAAAGCACAGGAATGGTAACATTTTTGAGCTGGACAAGGTTGTTGCCGAACAAATTGACGCGTTGAAAGAAAAGAAAAACCCTGCGCGAAAGGCCTGGCTTTCAGAAATGCTTTGCCAGTTCTTTCCCGATGCATATCCTCTATTAGACGACCCCGTAAAAAATTGGGTTAAGAAGATTGGCTGGGAAATTGACAGGGGTGGAACCGAGGGAAAGAAGTATGTTGATTTGGCGACACGCCTAAGAAGTGTCGTGAAAGAAAACAAACCTTTTGTGAACAATCTTGCAGAACTAGACGCTTTGATGTGGCTTAACGAAAATCCTGGCAAAGATTTTTTCAGTTGA
- a CDS encoding helicase-related protein has product MFKTLVDNSSSSLSMVETLKQCLMEPGLQEVDIATGYWDIPGLALIQAELDAFLQQPDTRFNLLIGKDPYVYANQLKEPKYKDATFPDDFIRTDIESLELKDEFQNAVKLLLKYCDNSENSKIQIRIFRKNEKDETQFLHSKCYIFKYKDHSYGLIGSSNFTAKGLQGNAELNHFDNDSSFVLAEPKEGAPAKGHRFWFYEKWELSECWNKVFLEQILKKAPIGEKAQKELEEESEPTWAYTPYELYIRYLQNQFGDIADSSQDTTLKSYLPKDYKSFTYQLDAVKQCFFIMKQYNGFILSDVVGLGKTVVGTLIIKKFIEEHASYEGRSANVLIVTPPAIKSGWLDTIRDFDEDAPTAITPYIDFITTGSIGNLLTGEDEEDNDDGAFTEALKDKEYGLIIIDESHNFRNHKTKKYQDLDNLISRIAQQHIAPFVGLLSATPQNNSPQDIYNQIKFFERNPNNTKLPTIEGGKLDSFFSNMEKEFQQCRKLEDRREAKIRLKYLSKQIREKVLDQLLVRRTRTDIKKYYSKYNEDLTFPELRGPKRIDYIMDLELADLFYNTIQAILPPNELNLLDNTRHLGYHRYQAIRYFKDEENKKFYEKNNLTVDMTTEQLASMMKKLLVKRLESSLPAFKNTLCALWDATKNMIKMLERNVVFICPDIDVNREFFDKNDEPLPFDSVCENIRSRIEKKQGNNREYRADDFREEYLERLREDERILDGLCKRWNRVSVDPKLEQFKECLREEFFDKRKNTSQKLVIFTEAVDTMKELEKVVKAIHLPKNRRLRPLAISAANRDAMKEVIKQNFDANYKGEMKDDYDVIITTEVLAEGVNLHRSNTILNYDTPWNATKLMQRIGRVNRIGSKEPFVYVYNFYPSATGNEQLMLIEIAFAKLQTFHTMFGEDSKIFSEDEEISEANFTQNFDGEESPYSKFISELKQFQENNAERFKELMEMPMENMGGQLRQDCTNGCFAVRSLQQGMLNLFADDKGNIKTVSPLEFADYLKTNSLNIFVKPESRELYETMKDSAIIEFSKHVTHSIHAKDINDKQKNALAAIAKIRLMLTDDAAFASLKAAERAVKDKNVDVIKAVLKWEEDYDRSGASMFGLNSDVNDWVKTAFKTVTEKAKLKKGEAYIALYEMN; this is encoded by the coding sequence ATGTTCAAAACGCTCGTCGATAATTCATCTTCTTCGCTTTCCATGGTTGAGACGCTAAAACAGTGTTTGATGGAGCCTGGTCTGCAAGAGGTGGATATTGCCACGGGTTATTGGGACATTCCTGGACTGGCCTTAATTCAGGCTGAATTGGATGCGTTCTTACAACAGCCGGACACGCGGTTCAATTTGCTCATCGGGAAGGACCCTTATGTTTATGCGAACCAACTCAAGGAACCTAAATATAAGGACGCTACCTTCCCAGATGATTTTATTAGAACGGACATTGAAAGCCTGGAGCTGAAAGACGAATTTCAGAATGCCGTAAAACTCCTGTTGAAGTATTGCGATAACAGCGAAAATTCTAAAATCCAAATTCGCATCTTTCGTAAAAACGAAAAAGACGAAACACAGTTTCTTCATTCTAAATGCTACATATTCAAGTATAAGGACCATTCCTATGGCCTTATCGGCAGTAGCAATTTTACGGCCAAGGGCTTGCAAGGAAATGCCGAACTCAACCACTTCGACAATGATTCTTCCTTTGTCCTCGCTGAACCCAAAGAAGGTGCCCCTGCAAAGGGCCATCGTTTTTGGTTTTATGAAAAATGGGAACTGTCCGAATGTTGGAATAAGGTATTCCTGGAACAGATTCTAAAAAAAGCCCCGATTGGTGAAAAAGCTCAAAAGGAACTTGAAGAAGAATCAGAACCGACATGGGCTTATACACCGTATGAGCTGTATATCCGCTATCTTCAAAATCAGTTTGGCGACATTGCCGACAGCAGTCAAGATACGACGTTGAAATCCTATCTTCCCAAGGATTACAAAAGTTTTACTTACCAGCTAGACGCAGTAAAGCAGTGCTTCTTTATTATGAAGCAGTACAACGGGTTTATTCTTTCGGACGTTGTGGGACTTGGAAAAACTGTTGTCGGAACATTGATTATTAAAAAGTTTATCGAGGAACACGCTTCCTATGAGGGCCGTTCTGCGAACGTGCTTATCGTAACGCCTCCCGCAATTAAGTCCGGCTGGTTGGACACGATTAGGGACTTCGATGAAGATGCTCCAACGGCAATTACTCCCTATATTGACTTTATCACCACAGGTAGCATTGGAAACCTTTTGACGGGCGAAGATGAAGAAGATAACGATGATGGTGCGTTCACGGAGGCTTTGAAGGATAAGGAATATGGCCTTATCATCATAGATGAAAGTCATAATTTCAGAAACCACAAGACGAAAAAATATCAAGATTTGGATAATCTGATTTCGAGAATTGCTCAACAGCATATTGCTCCTTTTGTTGGGCTGCTTTCTGCTACTCCGCAGAACAACTCTCCGCAGGATATTTACAATCAAATCAAGTTCTTCGAAAGAAATCCGAATAATACGAAGTTGCCGACGATTGAGGGCGGTAAACTAGATTCTTTCTTTAGTAATATGGAAAAAGAGTTCCAGCAGTGTAGGAAGCTGGAGGACAGGCGCGAAGCAAAGATTCGCCTTAAATACCTTTCCAAGCAGATTCGAGAAAAAGTTCTTGACCAGCTCCTGGTCAGAAGAACGCGAACGGATATTAAGAAATACTATTCCAAATACAATGAAGATTTGACTTTCCCTGAATTGAGGGGGCCAAAGAGAATCGACTACATCATGGATTTGGAATTAGCCGATTTGTTCTATAATACCATTCAGGCAATTTTGCCGCCCAATGAGTTGAACCTGTTGGACAATACCAGGCATTTGGGCTATCATCGCTATCAGGCGATTAGGTATTTTAAGGACGAAGAAAACAAGAAGTTCTACGAAAAGAACAACTTGACTGTTGACATGACGACCGAGCAGCTGGCTTCAATGATGAAAAAACTGCTTGTGAAACGTTTGGAAAGCAGCTTGCCTGCTTTCAAGAATACTCTTTGTGCTCTATGGGATGCAACAAAGAACATGATAAAGATGCTTGAACGAAATGTCGTCTTTATCTGCCCTGATATTGATGTAAATCGTGAGTTTTTCGACAAGAATGATGAACCGTTGCCTTTTGATTCTGTCTGTGAAAACATCCGTAGCAGAATTGAAAAGAAGCAAGGCAATAATCGCGAATACAGGGCTGACGATTTCCGAGAGGAATATCTTGAGCGTTTGAGAGAAGATGAACGGATTCTGGACGGCTTATGCAAACGTTGGAATCGTGTTTCCGTTGACCCGAAGCTGGAACAGTTTAAGGAATGTTTAAGAGAAGAATTTTTTGATAAGCGAAAGAACACCTCCCAAAAACTGGTTATCTTTACGGAAGCCGTTGATACGATGAAAGAACTGGAAAAAGTCGTAAAGGCAATTCATCTTCCCAAAAACAGAAGGCTTCGTCCTCTCGCCATTTCTGCCGCCAATCGCGATGCGATGAAGGAAGTGATTAAGCAGAACTTTGACGCGAACTACAAAGGTGAAATGAAAGATGATTACGATGTTATCATCACGACAGAAGTTCTTGCAGAAGGTGTAAACCTACATCGTTCAAACACAATCCTCAATTATGACACACCCTGGAATGCGACAAAATTGATGCAGCGCATTGGCCGTGTGAACCGAATTGGTTCTAAAGAGCCTTTTGTCTATGTTTACAATTTCTATCCCAGCGCAACGGGAAATGAACAGTTGATGCTTATTGAAATCGCTTTTGCTAAGCTGCAAACATTCCACACGATGTTTGGTGAGGATAGCAAAATTTTCAGTGAGGACGAAGAAATCTCCGAGGCGAATTTCACCCAAAACTTTGATGGCGAGGAATCGCCTTATAGCAAGTTTATTTCGGAATTGAAACAGTTCCAGGAAAATAATGCAGAACGCTTCAAGGAACTCATGGAAATGCCGATGGAGAACATGGGCGGACAGTTGCGACAGGATTGTACAAACGGCTGCTTCGCGGTACGTTCGCTCCAGCAGGGAATGTTGAATCTTTTTGCTGATGATAAGGGCAATATCAAAACGGTTTCTCCACTTGAATTTGCTGACTACTTGAAAACAAATTCGTTGAATATTTTCGTTAAGCCTGAAAGTCGTGAACTTTACGAAACAATGAAGGATTCTGCAATCATTGAGTTCAGCAAACACGTCACTCACTCCATTCATGCGAAAGACATTAACGATAAGCAGAAAAATGCCCTGGCTGCTATTGCAAAAATCCGCTTAATGCTTACAGATGATGCCGCGTTCGCTTCCTTGAAGGCTGCTGAAAGAGCAGTAAAGGATAAGAATGTCGATGTGATTAAGGCTGTGCTGAAATGGGAAGAAGATTACGACCGTTCTGGCGCGTCAATGTTCGGCTTGAATAGCGACGTAAACGATTGGGTCAAGACAGCGTTCAAGACCGTTACGGAAAAGGCCAAGTTGAAAAAAGGCGAAGCTTATATCGCGCTTTACGAAATGAACTAG